From one Myxococcus xanthus genomic stretch:
- a CDS encoding alpha/beta fold hydrolase gives MDLMGGMQKALRHMLVARGVESTTVQVGAQTVHHYALTGQGKGPPVVLVHGLGGSANGFGRTLFGMAKRFSRVYAPDLPGHGFSVEYCGGEVCVRNQFDVLRAYVEEVVKAPAFVVGNSLGGAMAVNLAAEYPEWVRALALVAPAGAQLPEAENTALLNSFVVKSPAEARAFTRRLFHRPPLPALLFAYELRHFYDTPTVRALTAEALATRACLEPEQVRNLAMPLLFLWGGSERLLPSETLKWYRAHLPAHAQVRVVDGFGHVPQLERPDELVSHLVRFADSAEL, from the coding sequence ATGGACCTGATGGGCGGAATGCAAAAGGCGCTGCGGCACATGCTGGTGGCGCGTGGTGTCGAGTCCACGACAGTGCAGGTCGGTGCCCAGACGGTGCACCACTACGCGTTGACGGGGCAGGGCAAGGGGCCACCCGTGGTGCTGGTGCACGGGCTGGGCGGCTCAGCGAACGGCTTTGGACGCACGCTCTTCGGGATGGCGAAGCGCTTCTCGCGCGTGTACGCCCCGGACCTGCCGGGACACGGATTCTCCGTGGAGTACTGCGGCGGCGAGGTCTGCGTGCGCAACCAGTTCGACGTGCTGCGCGCCTATGTGGAAGAGGTGGTGAAGGCGCCGGCCTTCGTGGTGGGCAACTCGCTGGGGGGCGCCATGGCGGTGAACCTGGCAGCGGAGTACCCCGAATGGGTCCGCGCGCTGGCGCTGGTGGCTCCCGCGGGTGCGCAGTTGCCGGAGGCGGAGAACACCGCGCTGCTCAACTCGTTCGTCGTGAAGTCCCCCGCGGAGGCGCGTGCCTTCACGCGGCGGTTGTTCCACCGTCCGCCCCTGCCCGCGCTGCTGTTCGCCTACGAGCTGCGGCACTTCTACGACACACCCACCGTGCGGGCGCTGACCGCGGAGGCGCTGGCCACGCGCGCCTGCCTGGAGCCGGAGCAGGTGCGCAACCTGGCCATGCCGCTGCTGTTCCTGTGGGGCGGCAGTGAGCGGCTGCTACCGTCGGAGACGCTGAAGTGGTACCGCGCCCACCTGCCTGCCCATGCGCAGGTGCGCGTGGTGGATGGCTTCGGGCACGTGCCGCAATTGGAGCGTCCGGACGAGCTGGTGTCGCACCTGGTGCGTTTCGCCGACTCGGCGGAGCTGTGA
- a CDS encoding S41 family peptidase: protein MTGSSQPWRAALTAFFLLSAPWAHAAEPLRKDAGTAGRAEQAERDDATYRQLEVFARVLSYVENNYVESPDRQRLMYGAIQGMLETLDPHTVFLPPDVYREMKIDTSGEWGGLGIEIARKGERIVVVAPIDDTPAARAGIKAGDELVGIDGERTEGMDVGRALQKMRGPAGGRVLLTIMREGFSAPREIAIIRDHIRIVSVEGALHGGIGHVKVKNFQDRTDLYLRKELDRLRALNGGKELRGLVLDLRNNPGGLLDQAVAVSDRFLPGNLPIVSTRGRDGRSATVERSKDRDTEKDYPVVVLVNAGSASASEIVAGALQDHGRATILGAPTFGKGSVQTVIELEDGSGLKLTIARYYTPKGRSIQERGITPDFLVPDEPGGKVPRDVVREKDLRRHFRAEPTAATEPAAPEPRGLPENLKPWDVTAKLEDYPLRVALDYLHGMASAPARTPSRAAGR from the coding sequence GTGACGGGTTCCTCCCAGCCATGGCGCGCGGCGCTGACCGCCTTCTTCCTCCTGAGTGCTCCGTGGGCGCATGCCGCGGAGCCGCTCAGGAAGGACGCGGGGACGGCGGGCCGCGCGGAGCAGGCCGAGCGCGATGACGCCACGTACCGGCAGCTGGAGGTGTTCGCGCGGGTGCTCTCCTACGTGGAGAACAACTACGTGGAGTCGCCGGACCGCCAGCGGCTCATGTACGGGGCCATCCAGGGCATGTTGGAGACGTTGGATCCGCACACGGTGTTCCTCCCGCCCGACGTGTACCGGGAGATGAAAATCGACACCTCGGGCGAGTGGGGCGGCCTGGGCATCGAAATCGCGCGCAAGGGCGAGCGCATTGTCGTGGTGGCGCCCATCGACGACACGCCCGCGGCGCGCGCGGGCATCAAGGCCGGCGATGAGCTGGTCGGCATCGACGGTGAGCGGACCGAGGGCATGGATGTGGGGCGTGCGCTGCAGAAGATGCGCGGCCCGGCCGGCGGGCGCGTGCTGCTGACCATCATGCGCGAGGGCTTCAGCGCGCCGCGCGAAATCGCCATCATCCGGGACCACATCCGCATCGTGTCCGTGGAGGGCGCGCTGCATGGTGGCATCGGCCATGTGAAGGTGAAGAACTTCCAGGACCGCACCGACCTGTACCTCCGCAAGGAGCTGGACCGGCTGCGCGCGCTCAACGGTGGCAAGGAGCTGCGCGGGCTGGTGCTGGACTTGCGCAACAACCCGGGCGGGCTGCTGGACCAGGCGGTGGCGGTGAGCGACCGGTTCCTGCCGGGCAACCTGCCCATCGTCTCCACGCGGGGGCGGGATGGCCGAAGCGCCACCGTGGAGCGCAGCAAGGACCGCGACACGGAGAAGGACTACCCCGTCGTAGTGCTGGTCAACGCGGGCAGCGCCTCCGCGTCCGAAATCGTGGCGGGCGCGCTCCAGGACCATGGCCGCGCGACCATCCTGGGCGCGCCCACCTTCGGCAAGGGCAGTGTCCAGACGGTCATCGAGTTGGAGGATGGCTCCGGGCTGAAGCTGACCATCGCGCGCTACTACACGCCCAAGGGCCGCAGCATCCAGGAGCGCGGCATCACCCCGGACTTCCTCGTCCCCGACGAGCCAGGAGGCAAGGTGCCGCGCGACGTGGTGCGGGAGAAGGACTTGCGGCGCCACTTCCGCGCCGAGCCGACGGCGGCGACCGAGCCGGCCGCGCCGGAGCCTCGAGGGCTGCCGGAGAATCTCAAGCCCTGGGACGTCACCGCGAAACTGGAAGACTATCCCTTGAGGGTCGCCCTGGACTATCTCCACGGAATGGCATCCGCTCCCGCGCGCACTCCATCCCGGGCAGCGGGTCGTTGA
- a CDS encoding PEGA domain-containing protein → MRPSNVRAVHAALSGWLVGLLAVGPAAAQTPVSSRLVPRALSAATADAPADAASVTVVAIALDAEARGDAARLAREAELAVTRSGRLKLVRLSDALDADGQRERQAREAEAAEAMKAGQRAYDELDTEKALEHFDKAVRGYEGADLSQRFTELSRARVMKAASQVANGENTAAQLEIRTALALNPEARFSPNFFPPEEMTFVEKERKAVLTGTKSSLRVSTEPVPAQVFVDGQFRGISPVDVADLTAADHYVTVVAPGYALTQRRERDGEVSLTLAPVAAQKGLQTFTEQAARKPESPERDAALRELGTLAGVSQVLALLVRGGAGTAPLEVTALRLDVSDGHNQAFALGTVPRGEGLVDGSQALLAQLVSADAPRQGGKPVTHFAGGVSNTRRTVGYVLMATGVALLAGGVYFGMEASAKSDDFKRAAQNSSRAQDLKSTGKSYALVADVGILLGLASAGAGGYLAFANGGGGGSKSTSRASRPAPSPVPAAAPQDTPPAPKEAPAAEKEPLPMPPPPAQTAPASKQKEPSTSNKRAQEDEARQREEELRKRREEVERQRKELEERRKQEEAAAQREQEERRRQEERRREEEKKKRPALDDDDLRNY, encoded by the coding sequence ATGCGACCTTCGAATGTGCGAGCGGTTCACGCCGCGTTGAGTGGATGGCTGGTGGGACTGCTGGCCGTGGGACCCGCGGCGGCGCAGACGCCGGTGTCCTCGCGGCTGGTACCCCGGGCCTTGAGCGCGGCGACGGCGGACGCGCCGGCCGATGCGGCATCGGTCACCGTGGTGGCCATTGCGTTGGACGCGGAGGCCCGTGGCGACGCGGCCCGGCTGGCGCGCGAGGCGGAGCTGGCGGTGACGCGCTCGGGGCGGCTGAAGCTGGTGCGCCTGTCGGACGCGCTGGACGCGGACGGGCAACGCGAGCGCCAGGCCCGTGAGGCCGAGGCCGCCGAGGCGATGAAGGCGGGCCAACGCGCCTACGACGAGCTCGACACCGAGAAGGCGCTCGAGCACTTCGACAAGGCGGTGCGCGGTTACGAGGGCGCCGACCTCTCCCAGCGCTTCACCGAGCTGAGCCGCGCGCGGGTGATGAAGGCCGCATCGCAGGTGGCCAACGGTGAGAACACCGCCGCGCAGTTGGAGATTCGCACCGCGCTGGCGCTGAACCCGGAGGCGCGCTTCTCGCCCAACTTCTTCCCACCGGAGGAGATGACCTTCGTGGAGAAGGAGCGCAAGGCGGTGCTCACCGGCACCAAGTCCAGCCTGCGCGTGAGTACCGAGCCGGTACCGGCCCAGGTGTTCGTGGACGGCCAGTTCCGGGGCATCTCGCCGGTGGACGTCGCCGACCTCACGGCCGCGGACCACTACGTGACGGTGGTGGCGCCGGGCTACGCGCTGACGCAGCGCCGGGAGCGCGACGGCGAGGTCAGCCTGACGTTGGCCCCCGTGGCGGCGCAGAAGGGCCTGCAGACGTTCACCGAGCAGGCGGCGCGCAAGCCGGAGAGCCCGGAGCGCGACGCGGCCCTGCGTGAGCTGGGAACGCTCGCGGGCGTGTCCCAGGTGCTGGCGCTCCTGGTGCGCGGTGGCGCAGGGACCGCGCCGCTGGAGGTGACAGCCCTGCGCCTGGACGTGTCGGATGGCCACAACCAGGCCTTCGCGCTGGGAACGGTGCCGCGCGGGGAGGGGCTGGTGGATGGTTCGCAGGCGCTGCTGGCGCAGTTGGTGTCGGCGGATGCGCCGCGCCAGGGCGGAAAGCCGGTGACGCACTTCGCGGGTGGCGTCAGCAACACGCGCCGCACCGTGGGCTACGTGCTGATGGCCACCGGCGTGGCGCTGCTGGCCGGCGGCGTCTACTTCGGCATGGAGGCCTCCGCGAAGTCGGATGACTTCAAGCGCGCGGCGCAGAACAGCAGCCGCGCCCAGGACCTCAAGAGCACGGGCAAGTCGTACGCGCTGGTGGCCGACGTCGGCATCCTCCTGGGCCTCGCGTCGGCGGGCGCGGGCGGCTACCTGGCCTTCGCCAACGGCGGCGGCGGTGGTTCGAAGTCGACCTCCCGCGCGAGCCGCCCCGCGCCGTCGCCCGTCCCCGCGGCCGCGCCGCAGGACACGCCTCCCGCACCGAAGGAGGCCCCCGCCGCGGAGAAGGAGCCGTTGCCCATGCCTCCGCCCCCCGCGCAGACGGCGCCTGCCTCGAAGCAGAAGGAGCCCAGCACGTCCAACAAGCGCGCGCAGGAGGACGAGGCGCGCCAGCGCGAGGAAGAGCTCCGCAAGCGCCGTGAAGAGGTGGAGCGCCAGCGCAAGGAGCTGGAGGAGCGGCGCAAGCAGGAGGAGGCCGCGGCGCAGCGCGAGCAGGAAGAGCGGCGTCGGCAGGAGGAGCGGCGGCGAGAGGAAGAGAAGAAGAAGCGGCCCGCACTCGACGATGACGATCTCCGGAACTACTAG
- a CDS encoding D-alanine--D-alanine ligase codes for MGKRVGVLMGGWGEEREISLKTGEAVVAALESRGHQVTRIFAGPGLDRALRAAELDVAFVALHGRMGEDGRVQGLLELLELPYTGSGVLASALAMNKPFAKRFFRLHNLATPHGYTVAREDAWRALALHGDLGFPCVVKPACGGSSMGLALVREPEALAFAVAQASRFGGEALVERYVAGREVTVGILGGQVLGSCEVATPREGFDFDAKYKGGAAYFCPPRLSPTRVANVEALALAAYRALGCRGQARVDLMCSDTENDVVLEVNTLPGFTPTSLLPKIAARAGLDFAALTERILALATRDEAGVLEAPAVETPPDLGVPRRAVS; via the coding sequence ATGGGCAAGCGCGTGGGAGTGCTGATGGGCGGGTGGGGCGAGGAGCGGGAGATTTCGCTCAAGACGGGAGAGGCCGTGGTGGCGGCGCTCGAGTCCCGGGGCCATCAGGTGACCCGCATCTTCGCGGGGCCGGGCCTGGACCGGGCACTTCGCGCGGCCGAACTGGACGTGGCCTTCGTCGCGCTCCACGGGCGCATGGGCGAGGACGGCCGGGTGCAGGGCCTGCTGGAGTTGCTGGAGCTGCCGTACACGGGCTCGGGCGTGCTGGCGTCGGCGCTGGCCATGAACAAGCCCTTCGCCAAGCGGTTCTTCCGCCTGCACAACCTGGCCACACCCCATGGCTACACGGTGGCGCGCGAGGACGCGTGGCGCGCCCTGGCCCTGCACGGCGACCTGGGCTTCCCGTGCGTGGTGAAGCCCGCGTGCGGCGGCTCGTCGATGGGGCTTGCCTTGGTACGTGAACCGGAGGCGCTTGCGTTCGCGGTGGCGCAGGCCAGCCGGTTCGGCGGCGAGGCCCTGGTGGAGCGCTACGTGGCGGGCCGGGAAGTCACGGTGGGCATCCTCGGAGGCCAGGTGCTGGGCAGCTGCGAGGTGGCCACGCCGCGCGAGGGCTTCGACTTCGACGCCAAGTACAAGGGCGGAGCCGCGTACTTCTGCCCACCCCGGCTGTCTCCCACCCGCGTGGCCAACGTGGAGGCCCTGGCACTGGCGGCCTACCGCGCGCTGGGCTGCCGCGGGCAGGCGCGGGTGGACCTGATGTGCTCGGACACGGAGAACGACGTGGTGCTGGAGGTGAACACGCTGCCGGGCTTCACCCCCACCAGCCTGCTGCCGAAAATCGCCGCCAGGGCCGGGTTGGACTTCGCCGCGCTGACGGAGCGCATCCTGGCGCTGGCCACCCGTGACGAAGCCGGTGTCCTGGAGGCTCCCGCCGTGGAGACTCCGCCGGACCTGGGCGTGCCTCGCCGCGCGGTGAGCTGA
- a CDS encoding cellulose synthase family protein translates to MTTVEIIFLGVYFSLLCVLGVYGSHRYRMAFLYYRHKFKLPTPKGALESLPKVTIQLPIFNEMYVVERLVESVCRIDYPRDLLEIQVLDDSTDETCGIARACVERQRQKGHDIVYIHRVNRQGFKAGALENGLKLAKGQFVAVFDADFVPSPDFLMRTVPFFSDDKVGMVQVRWGHLNREFSLLTQAQSIFLDGHFIIEHTARNRAGCFFNFNGTAGIWRRDTISDAGGWQHDTLTEDLDLSYRAQLKGWQFVFLPEVISPAEVPVDMNAFKSQQHRWAKGSIQTAKKLLPTILKSDLPLVVKREAFFHLTNNMAYLLMVLLSVLMPISMVVRFQHGLYGTLFLDLPFFLTATASVCFFYVAAQRERGAKGWERVKYLPFLMSLGIGMAISNAKAVAEALLNQQSGFARTPKTGAEGKKAVTVKKAYRGSKSLLPLVELLFAAYFTGALWFAIDARIYTSVPFIVLFLAGFLYVGSSSLLQGLSGRMKLVESTPAVDAADEQPRRAA, encoded by the coding sequence ATGACCACCGTCGAGATCATCTTCCTGGGCGTCTATTTCAGTCTCTTGTGCGTGCTGGGAGTCTACGGCTCGCACAGGTACCGGATGGCGTTCCTGTACTACCGGCACAAGTTCAAGCTGCCGACGCCGAAGGGCGCGCTGGAGTCGCTGCCCAAGGTCACCATCCAGCTCCCCATCTTCAATGAGATGTACGTGGTGGAGCGCCTGGTGGAGTCGGTGTGCCGCATCGACTATCCGCGCGACCTGCTCGAAATCCAGGTCCTCGACGACTCGACGGATGAGACGTGTGGCATCGCCCGGGCGTGCGTGGAGCGTCAGCGCCAGAAGGGGCATGACATCGTCTACATCCACCGCGTCAACCGCCAGGGCTTCAAGGCGGGGGCGCTGGAGAACGGCCTGAAGCTGGCGAAGGGCCAGTTCGTGGCCGTGTTCGACGCGGACTTCGTGCCCAGCCCCGACTTCCTGATGCGCACCGTGCCGTTCTTCTCGGACGACAAGGTGGGCATGGTGCAGGTGCGCTGGGGCCACCTGAACCGTGAGTTCTCGCTGTTGACGCAGGCCCAGAGCATCTTCCTGGATGGGCACTTCATCATCGAGCACACCGCGCGCAACCGCGCGGGCTGCTTCTTCAACTTCAACGGCACCGCCGGCATCTGGCGCCGTGACACGATTTCCGACGCGGGCGGCTGGCAGCACGACACGCTCACCGAGGACCTGGACCTGAGCTACCGCGCCCAGTTGAAGGGCTGGCAGTTCGTGTTCCTGCCCGAGGTCATCTCCCCGGCCGAGGTGCCGGTGGACATGAACGCCTTCAAGAGCCAGCAGCACCGCTGGGCCAAGGGCTCCATCCAGACGGCGAAGAAGCTGCTGCCCACCATTCTCAAGAGCGACCTGCCGCTGGTGGTGAAGCGCGAGGCGTTCTTCCACCTCACCAACAACATGGCGTACCTGTTGATGGTGCTGCTGTCGGTGCTGATGCCCATCAGCATGGTGGTGCGCTTCCAGCACGGCCTCTACGGCACGCTGTTCCTGGACCTGCCCTTCTTCCTCACGGCCACCGCCAGCGTCTGCTTCTTCTACGTGGCGGCGCAGCGTGAGCGCGGCGCGAAGGGGTGGGAGCGGGTGAAGTACCTGCCGTTCCTCATGAGCCTGGGCATCGGCATGGCCATCAGCAACGCCAAGGCGGTGGCCGAGGCGCTGCTCAACCAGCAGTCGGGCTTCGCGCGCACGCCGAAGACGGGCGCCGAGGGCAAGAAGGCCGTCACCGTCAAGAAGGCGTACCGGGGCAGCAAGTCGCTGCTACCGCTGGTGGAGCTGCTGTTCGCCGCGTACTTCACCGGCGCGCTGTGGTTCGCCATCGACGCGCGCATCTACACGTCGGTGCCCTTCATCGTCCTGTTCCTGGCGGGCTTCCTGTACGTGGGCAGCTCCAGCCTCCTGCAGGGACTGTCCGGCCGGATGAAGCTGGTGGAGTCCACCCCCGCGGTGGACGCCGCCGACGAGCAGCCCCGCCGCGCGGCCTGA
- a CDS encoding PEGA domain-containing protein: MSLHRIVVFALVTVLAAPSAALAQDDFLAPLTAPSKPKTGKPKVVKKKPAKKPARAKAPPKGSKKPAAEDDLLLAPLTPVKTEVLVRMTGNVRGAKLFVDGKEFGVLSSAAVPVEVRPGEHHLVVRRQGYADFTRRIDVKSGTQAEVLVSMDATMGFATLTADVADAVVMVDGQQVGAVPQANVLLRPGSREIEFRAPGFKPDVHNITVFAGRTYEVTGNLRPLLDTSVATADVPKNPVLEPSSKLDPDDETAPGLSFAGDPETPEVEGSKPWYGRWYVWAGIGAVVAAGTVGAVMATQGGGASPLSPDDVCRPANCDAVLGGIRSVRGGGVRLQAPPPAGAIRF, from the coding sequence ATGAGCCTCCACCGCATCGTCGTCTTCGCCCTGGTGACTGTCCTGGCCGCCCCTTCGGCCGCGCTCGCGCAGGATGACTTCCTGGCGCCGCTCACCGCGCCGTCGAAGCCCAAGACGGGCAAGCCCAAGGTGGTCAAGAAGAAGCCCGCCAAGAAGCCCGCGCGCGCGAAGGCGCCCCCGAAGGGAAGCAAGAAGCCCGCGGCCGAGGACGACCTGCTGCTGGCGCCGTTGACGCCCGTGAAGACGGAGGTGCTCGTCCGGATGACGGGCAACGTGCGCGGCGCGAAGCTGTTCGTGGATGGGAAGGAGTTCGGCGTCCTCTCCTCGGCCGCCGTGCCGGTGGAGGTCCGTCCGGGCGAGCACCACCTGGTGGTGCGCCGGCAGGGTTACGCCGACTTCACGCGGCGCATCGACGTGAAGTCGGGCACGCAGGCGGAGGTGCTGGTGTCCATGGACGCCACCATGGGCTTCGCCACGCTGACGGCGGACGTGGCGGACGCGGTGGTGATGGTGGACGGGCAGCAGGTGGGCGCCGTGCCGCAGGCCAACGTGTTGCTGCGCCCGGGTTCGCGTGAGATTGAGTTCCGGGCCCCGGGCTTCAAGCCGGACGTGCACAACATCACCGTGTTCGCGGGCCGGACGTACGAGGTGACGGGCAACCTGCGGCCCCTGCTGGACACGTCCGTGGCCACCGCCGACGTGCCGAAGAACCCGGTGTTGGAGCCGTCCTCGAAGCTGGACCCCGACGACGAGACGGCCCCGGGCCTGTCGTTCGCAGGGGACCCGGAGACGCCCGAGGTGGAGGGCTCCAAGCCGTGGTACGGCCGCTGGTACGTGTGGGCTGGCATTGGCGCGGTGGTCGCCGCCGGCACGGTGGGCGCGGTGATGGCGACACAGGGTGGTGGCGCCAGCCCGCTGAGCCCCGATGATGTGTGCAGGCCCGCCAACTGTGACGCCGTGCTGGGTGGCATCCGCTCGGTGCGCGGTGGAGGTGTGCGGCTTCAGGCTCCTCCTCCCGCCGGCGCGATCCGCTTCTGA
- a CDS encoding M1 family aminopeptidase yields the protein MRTFLHGCLLWCVLSGAPAWGSAPAEPLVSPEVQLCLQHLKPAERERAAKALGPLEELPLYRVQLEVDPETRGVKGRVQVEVLARKHPLTELYLRLTPNAQGRRVTLSDAKLGGRPVKLERPEPTLYRLSLESEPVPPGAAAVLDVAVEGLVPRAAAPSGGGAGGLLGGLMGGGDGRPSGGDHGAFSATADFISLVGVVPQVPPVGENGQPWDGPQGIGDLGLYEPAHVLATVTVPTGWAVHATGVPMGEVPERDGRVRYAFAAAAVRDFPLFVSRGYASSTATVNGVTVESHYAAADQAAGERVLKYATSMLAEFERRLGPLPYTHFRVVQAPLSGGAGGMEFPGLVTIATQLYRGAAGASEMLGGSMQGMEDLEAMLGMLGQSGGGGGVLGQLNGAMERTLEFTVAHEVAHQYFAGLVGSDPILEPVVDESLAQYAALLYLEWKHGKKVAESVRQETLVGQYHLYRMTGGKDGRADRPTGHFADEMEYGALVYGKAPLLHHASRKLVGDAAFLKALRAYVDTYRFKWTCKDCFTKELAKASPANASALERLRTRWWREAKGDEDLGKPRLESLLGGFEGLEGLEALQSLPGMDLEALQGMQGFEAFQEIDAQSKELLEQLIPGLMGE from the coding sequence ATGCGGACCTTCCTCCATGGGTGCCTGCTGTGGTGTGTGCTCTCTGGGGCGCCAGCGTGGGGCAGTGCGCCCGCGGAACCCCTGGTTTCTCCCGAGGTGCAACTGTGCCTCCAGCACCTGAAGCCCGCCGAGCGTGAGCGGGCCGCGAAGGCGCTGGGGCCCTTGGAGGAGCTGCCGCTCTACCGCGTGCAACTGGAGGTGGACCCGGAGACCCGTGGGGTGAAGGGCCGGGTGCAGGTGGAGGTGCTGGCCCGGAAGCATCCGCTCACCGAGTTGTACCTGCGGCTGACGCCCAACGCGCAGGGCCGCCGGGTGACGCTGTCGGACGCGAAGCTGGGAGGCCGGCCCGTCAAACTGGAGCGGCCGGAGCCCACGCTGTACCGCCTGTCCCTGGAGTCCGAGCCCGTGCCGCCGGGCGCCGCTGCGGTGCTGGACGTCGCGGTGGAGGGCCTGGTGCCGCGCGCCGCCGCGCCCTCGGGCGGCGGTGCGGGAGGCCTCCTCGGCGGTTTGATGGGCGGTGGGGACGGGCGTCCCTCCGGCGGGGACCACGGGGCCTTCTCCGCCACGGCGGATTTCATCAGCCTGGTGGGCGTGGTGCCCCAGGTTCCGCCGGTGGGCGAGAACGGCCAGCCCTGGGATGGGCCGCAGGGGATTGGCGACCTGGGCCTCTATGAGCCGGCGCACGTGTTGGCCACCGTCACCGTGCCCACGGGCTGGGCGGTGCACGCCACGGGCGTGCCCATGGGCGAGGTCCCGGAGCGGGATGGGCGGGTGCGCTACGCCTTCGCCGCCGCGGCGGTGCGCGACTTTCCCCTCTTCGTGTCGCGGGGCTACGCCAGCTCCACCGCCACGGTGAATGGCGTCACGGTGGAGAGCCACTACGCCGCGGCGGACCAGGCCGCGGGCGAGCGCGTGTTGAAGTACGCCACGTCGATGCTGGCGGAGTTCGAGCGCCGTCTGGGGCCGCTGCCGTACACGCACTTCCGCGTGGTGCAGGCGCCGCTGTCGGGAGGCGCGGGCGGCATGGAGTTCCCGGGGCTGGTCACCATCGCGACGCAACTGTATCGCGGCGCGGCGGGGGCCTCCGAGATGCTGGGCGGTAGCATGCAGGGCATGGAGGACCTGGAGGCGATGCTGGGCATGCTGGGGCAGAGCGGGGGCGGGGGAGGGGTGCTGGGGCAGCTCAACGGCGCCATGGAGCGCACGCTGGAGTTCACCGTGGCGCACGAGGTGGCGCACCAGTACTTCGCGGGGCTCGTGGGCTCGGACCCCATCCTGGAGCCGGTGGTGGACGAGTCGCTGGCCCAGTACGCCGCGCTCCTCTACCTGGAATGGAAGCACGGCAAGAAGGTGGCGGAGTCGGTGCGCCAGGAGACGCTGGTGGGGCAGTACCACCTGTACCGGATGACGGGTGGGAAGGACGGCCGCGCGGACCGGCCCACGGGCCACTTCGCGGATGAGATGGAGTACGGCGCGCTCGTCTACGGCAAGGCGCCCCTGCTGCACCACGCCTCGCGGAAGCTGGTGGGAGACGCCGCCTTCCTCAAGGCCCTGCGCGCCTACGTGGACACGTACCGCTTCAAGTGGACGTGCAAGGACTGCTTCACGAAGGAGCTGGCGAAGGCGAGCCCCGCCAACGCGAGCGCGCTGGAGCGGCTGCGCACGCGCTGGTGGCGGGAGGCGAAGGGCGACGAAGATCTGGGCAAGCCCCGTCTGGAGTCGCTGCTGGGCGGCTTCGAGGGCCTGGAAGGGCTGGAGGCCTTGCAGTCGCTGCCCGGCATGGACCTGGAGGCACTCCAGGGCATGCAGGGCTTCGAGGCCTTCCAGGAGATAGACGCCCAGTCGAAGGAGCTGCTGGAGCAGCTCATCCCCGGGCTGATGGGGGAGTGA